One Pantoea eucalypti genomic region harbors:
- the fliO gene encoding flagellar biosynthetic protein FliO: MNSQNQTLQPAAPHAQAISTGSMLAQVSSVLAVIILLILACAWLARRVGFAPKKVSSQELKLTASVSVGQRERVVIIDTADARLVLGVTAQQVTHLHTLPPGEPVTVTPVNSAPQDFRQLLQNLVKRPGKPQ; this comes from the coding sequence ATGAATAGCCAGAATCAAACGCTGCAACCGGCTGCACCGCACGCTCAGGCGATCTCAACCGGCTCTATGCTGGCTCAGGTCAGCAGCGTATTAGCCGTAATTATCTTATTGATTCTGGCCTGCGCCTGGCTGGCACGCCGTGTCGGCTTCGCGCCGAAAAAGGTCAGCAGCCAGGAGCTTAAACTCACCGCCAGCGTATCGGTGGGCCAGCGTGAGCGGGTGGTGATTATCGATACCGCCGATGCCCGTCTGGTGCTGGGCGTCACCGCACAGCAGGTTACCCATCTGCACACGCTGCCGCCGGGTGAACCGGTCACTGTGACGCCGGTGAACAGTGCGCCACAGGATTTTCGTCAGCTGTTACAGAACCTGGTTAAACGTCCCGGAAAACCACAATGA
- the fliQ gene encoding flagellar biosynthesis protein FliQ, whose protein sequence is MTPESVMVMGQEAMRVALMLAAPLLLAALVSGLLISLIQAATQVNEQTLSFIPKILAVATTGIIAGPWMLNLLLDYIRTVFTNLPYIIG, encoded by the coding sequence ATGACACCTGAATCAGTAATGGTAATGGGACAGGAAGCGATGCGCGTCGCCCTGATGCTGGCCGCCCCGCTGCTGCTGGCAGCCCTGGTCAGTGGCCTGCTGATCAGCCTGATCCAGGCGGCGACGCAGGTCAACGAACAGACCTTATCCTTTATTCCTAAGATTCTGGCCGTTGCCACCACCGGTATCATTGCCGGTCCGTGGATGCTGAATCTGCTGCTGGATTATATCCGCACCGTCTTTACTAACCTGCCATACATCATCGGCTGA
- the fliN gene encoding flagellar motor switch protein FliN — protein MTDSNKPSDDISADDLWAEAMNEQVGSSSAPQTDDVFKSFDSGNVAGSLQDIDLIMDIPVKLTVELGRTKMTIKELLRLTQGSVVSLDGLAGEPLDILINGYLIAQGEVVVVNDKYGVRITDIITPSERMRRLSR, from the coding sequence ATGACTGACAGTAATAAACCGTCTGACGATATCTCTGCGGACGATCTGTGGGCTGAAGCGATGAATGAGCAGGTCGGCAGCAGCAGTGCGCCGCAGACCGACGACGTCTTCAAATCATTCGACAGCGGCAACGTCGCTGGATCGCTGCAGGATATCGATCTGATTATGGATATCCCGGTGAAACTCACCGTGGAACTGGGTCGCACCAAAATGACCATTAAAGAGCTGCTGCGTTTAACGCAGGGTTCGGTGGTCTCGCTGGATGGCCTGGCAGGTGAACCGCTTGATATTCTGATCAACGGCTACCTGATCGCTCAGGGTGAAGTTGTCGTGGTGAACGACAAATATGGCGTGCGCATCACTGACATCATCACCCCATCTGAACGTATGCGTCGTCTGAGTCGCTAA
- the fliP gene encoding flagellar type III secretion system pore protein FliP (The bacterial flagellar biogenesis protein FliP forms a type III secretion system (T3SS)-type pore required for flagellar assembly.), whose protein sequence is MRRLLPLLPLLLLAPVAHAQLPGLVSHSLQNGGQSWSLPVQTLVFITALTFIPAVLLMMTSFTRIIIVFGLLRNALGTPSAPPNQVLLGLSLFLTFFIMAPTFDKIYQDAYLPFSQDKISMDVAIDKGAQPLREFMLRQTREADLALFARLANTAPIAGPEAVPMRILLPAYVTSELKTAFQIGFTVFIPFLIIDLVVASVLMALGMMMVPPASIALPFKLMLFVLVDGWQLLVGSLAQSFYS, encoded by the coding sequence ATGCGTCGACTGCTTCCTTTACTGCCACTGCTGTTACTGGCACCGGTTGCCCATGCCCAGCTGCCGGGCCTGGTGAGCCACTCACTGCAGAACGGCGGTCAGAGCTGGTCCCTGCCGGTTCAGACGCTGGTTTTTATCACTGCACTGACCTTTATTCCGGCCGTGCTGCTGATGATGACCAGTTTCACCCGCATCATCATCGTGTTTGGCTTACTGCGTAACGCCCTTGGCACGCCCTCGGCGCCGCCTAACCAGGTGCTGCTTGGACTGTCGCTGTTTCTAACCTTCTTTATTATGGCGCCGACGTTCGACAAAATTTATCAGGACGCTTATCTGCCATTCAGTCAGGACAAGATCAGCATGGATGTGGCGATCGATAAAGGCGCCCAGCCACTGCGCGAATTTATGCTGCGTCAGACCCGCGAAGCCGATTTAGCGCTGTTTGCCCGTCTGGCGAATACCGCCCCAATTGCCGGCCCTGAAGCGGTGCCGATGCGCATTCTGTTGCCCGCCTATGTCACCAGCGAGTTGAAGACGGCGTTCCAGATTGGCTTTACCGTGTTTATCCCGTTCCTGATCATCGATCTTGTGGTTGCCAGTGTGCTGATGGCGCTGGGAATGATGATGGTCCCGCCAGCGTCTATCGCGCTGCCGTTTAAACTGATGCTGTTTGTTCTGGTCGATGGCTGGCAACTGCTGGTCGGTTCACTGGCGCAAAGCTTCTACTCCTGA
- the fliL gene encoding flagellar basal body-associated protein FliL, with the protein MSDNAKAKGRKRKLLIPVLLIVTLAACSAAGYAVWRMMNKHEGDKPEVAKVEPPPAPVFFALDTFTVNLVNPDNDPDRVLYVGFTLRLADEDTRRRLNDYLPEVRSRLLLLLSRQSAATLATEQGKQALVEQIKQALTPPLVKGQPPQAVSDVLFTAFILR; encoded by the coding sequence ATGTCTGATAACGCGAAAGCAAAAGGCCGCAAACGTAAACTCTTAATACCAGTGTTGCTCATTGTAACGCTGGCCGCTTGCAGCGCGGCAGGGTATGCAGTCTGGCGAATGATGAATAAACATGAGGGCGATAAGCCTGAGGTGGCGAAAGTTGAACCGCCTCCCGCTCCGGTCTTTTTTGCACTTGATACATTTACGGTTAACCTGGTCAATCCCGACAACGATCCCGACCGCGTGCTTTACGTAGGCTTTACCCTGCGTCTGGCCGATGAGGATACCCGGCGTCGGTTGAATGACTATCTGCCTGAGGTGCGCAGCCGTTTGCTGCTGCTGCTCTCGCGTCAAAGCGCTGCGACGCTGGCGACAGAGCAAGGAAAGCAGGCGCTTGTTGAACAAATCAAACAGGCGCTGACACCCCCGCTGGTAAAAGGTCAACCTCCGCAGGCTGTAAGCGACGTGCTGTTTACTGCCTTCATTTTGAGGTGA
- the fliM gene encoding flagellar motor switch protein FliM, with translation MGDSILSQAEIDALLNGDSGSAEEEKKQNGPEGDIRPYDPNTQRRVVRERLQALEIINERFARSFRMALFNLLRRSPDISVGAIKIQPYHEFARNLPVPTNLNLIHLKPLRGTALVVFSPSLVFIAVDNLFGGDGRFPTKVEGREFTHTEQRVIRRMLKLALDGYSDAWKAIYPLDVEYVRSEMQVKFTNITTSPNDIVVNTPFQVEIGNLVGEFNICIPFSMIEPLRELLVNPPLENSRQEDNHWRDNLVKQVQHSELELIAHFAETSLRLSRILQLKPGDVLPIEKPERIIAHVDSVPVLTSQYGTMNGQYALRVEHLINPILNSLNEEQPHD, from the coding sequence ATGGGCGATAGCATTCTTTCCCAGGCTGAAATTGACGCCCTTTTAAACGGCGACAGTGGCAGCGCGGAAGAAGAAAAGAAACAAAACGGACCGGAAGGCGATATTCGTCCTTACGATCCGAATACCCAGCGCCGCGTGGTGCGCGAGCGTTTGCAGGCGCTGGAGATTATTAACGAGCGTTTTGCCCGTAGTTTCCGTATGGCGCTGTTTAACCTGCTGCGCCGTAGCCCGGATATCAGCGTCGGGGCGATCAAGATTCAGCCGTATCATGAGTTTGCCCGCAATCTGCCGGTGCCAACCAACCTGAACCTGATCCACCTGAAACCGTTGCGTGGTACAGCGCTGGTGGTGTTCTCACCAAGCCTGGTGTTTATCGCTGTCGACAACCTGTTTGGTGGCGACGGACGTTTTCCGACGAAAGTTGAAGGCCGTGAGTTTACCCATACCGAGCAGCGCGTTATTCGCCGCATGCTGAAGCTGGCGCTGGATGGTTACAGCGACGCATGGAAAGCCATTTATCCACTGGACGTTGAGTATGTACGTTCAGAGATGCAGGTAAAGTTCACCAACATCACCACTTCACCGAACGATATCGTGGTTAACACACCGTTCCAGGTGGAGATTGGTAACCTGGTGGGTGAGTTTAATATCTGCATCCCGTTTTCAATGATTGAACCGCTGCGCGAGCTGCTGGTGAACCCACCGCTCGAAAACTCTCGTCAGGAAGATAACCACTGGCGCGACAACCTGGTCAAACAGGTGCAGCACTCTGAGCTGGAATTGATTGCGCACTTTGCCGAAACCTCACTGCGTCTGTCACGGATTTTGCAGCTGAAACCCGGTGACGTGCTGCCGATTGAGAAGCCGGAACGCATTATCGCCCATGTCGATAGCGTCCCGGTCTTAACCAGCCAATATGGCACGATGAATGGTCAGTACGCGCTCCGTGTCGAACACCTGATTAACCCGATTTTGAATTCGCTGAACGAGGAACAGCCCCATGACTGA